Proteins found in one Oncorhynchus mykiss isolate Arlee chromosome 3, USDA_OmykA_1.1, whole genome shotgun sequence genomic segment:
- the LOC110508582 gene encoding circadian-associated transcriptional repressor: MQSQGSTSSQPSVDSLSSSDSYLFNHSEQAEDDTDVFLSERSPAVILGTGGMVRGNGSAGAESPESQWACDGFTDREEEESQGSEVTGGHPRVTAERQRTIETEREKTEGDLLFAQKCAELQGFVRPLLELLNGLKGGRFDRGLSSFQQSAAMDRIQRIVGVLRRPSIGEKYMNTLLQVETMLKMWFPQVSPLAPPTAPTLFPPHLSPRDSPSSTPPHRHRDQSHIPVKKRRLSWSDTDSDTPPPVLFKRLNASGGEKMGKEGGEVPYATSGVPPHPQDPTSNQENERKEDEDSKEGEGESSSNKAGLCSEPGPTSVLVVPILSPWKAMEGKQLLPVMPPPTTRGSPAMQDSVISSTTPFNNLQSQQQPIGCQSQPVAGKTGKKTVKTCQCRVQAHSITAKPLKRVECKSRVNPAPL, encoded by the exons ATGCAATCACAGGGCAGCACTTCCTCCCAGCCCTCTGTTGATTCACTGAGCTCCAGTGACAGCTACCTGTTCAACCACTCTGAGCAGGCGGAGGATGACACTGATGTCTTCCTGTCTGAACGCTCCCCCGCCGTCATCCTCGGCACTGGGGGCATGGTCAGGGGCAACGGGAGTGCCGGGGCAGAGAGTCCCGAGTCCCAGTGGGCGTGTGACGGCTTCACTGACCGCGAGGAGGAGGAGTCACAGGGTTCAGAGGTTACTGGAGGTCACCCCAGGGTCACAgctgagagacagagaacaattgagacagagagagagaagacagagggagatctGCTCTTTGCCCAGAAG tgtgCTGAGCTGCAGGGGTTTGTAAGGCCCCTACTGGAGCTGCTGAATGGACTGAAGGGGGGACGATTTGACCGTG GTCTGAGTAGTTTCCAGCAGAGTGCAGCCATGGACCGCATCCAGAGGATCGTAGGGGTCTTACGGAGACCCAGCATCGG GGAAAAGTATATGAACACTCTTCTCCAGGTGGAGACGATGCTGAAGATGTGGTTTCCACAGGTGTCCCCCTTGGCCCCACCTACTGCCCCTACCCtcttcccccctcacctctccccccgGGACAGCCCCAGCAGCACCCCCCCACACAGGCACAGAGACCAGTCGCACATCCCTGTGAAG aagcGCAGACTGAGTTGGTCAGACACAGACTCTGACACCCCTCCTCCTGTACTCTTTAAGAGGCTCAACGCCagtggaggagagaagatggggaaggaggggggagaggtccCCTATGCAACTTCAGGGGTACCCCCACACCCCCAGGACCCCACCAGCAAccaagagaatgagagaaaggaaGATGAGGACagcaaagagggagagggagagtcatCGAGCAACAAAGCGGGGCTCTGTTCTGAGCCCGGTCCCACCTCGGTCCTTGTAGTGCCCATCCTTTCTCCCTGGAAAGCAATGGAGGGGAAACAGCTGCTGCCTGTCATGCCACCTCCCACCACCAGGGGCAGTCCAGCCATGCAGGACAGCGTAATCTCTTCCACCACGCCCTTCAACAACCTCCAAAGCCAGCAGCAGCCAATCGGGTGCCAAAGCCAGCCTGTTGCCGGGAAGACTGGGAAAAAGACCGTAAAGACCTGTCAGTGTCGGGTCCAGGCTCATTCAATCACGGCAAAGCCTTTGAAAAGGGTGGAGTGTAAGAGCAGGGTTAACCCCGCCCCTTTATAG